In Gracilimonas sp., a single window of DNA contains:
- a CDS encoding response regulator transcription factor, whose translation MSYNFKKRIIVVEDHPMMLKGLVMTLDAEHGYEVVGKFNRAEEALQRSSELQPDLAIIDISLPGMSGLELIKNLISLQQTLKILVVSRHEETLYAERALRAGAKGYVMKQQAGEEMLKAIRKIFNGGIYVSEQVSEKLLLGMAAGQKNLSQSPLDLLSDRELEVFEMTGQGNNTREIAERLHLSVKTVESYRARIKTKLNLENATELMMHAVKFVENEKKEI comes from the coding sequence ATGAGTTATAACTTCAAAAAAAGAATAATTGTAGTAGAAGATCACCCCATGATGCTCAAGGGATTGGTGATGACCCTGGATGCTGAACACGGATATGAGGTGGTAGGTAAATTCAACCGGGCTGAAGAAGCACTTCAACGATCATCAGAACTCCAGCCGGATCTGGCTATAATAGATATTTCATTACCCGGAATGAGTGGACTTGAACTCATTAAGAATCTTATTAGCCTGCAACAAACCCTGAAGATCCTGGTAGTGTCTCGCCATGAAGAAACCTTATACGCTGAGCGGGCATTGAGGGCCGGGGCAAAAGGTTATGTAATGAAACAGCAAGCAGGAGAGGAAATGCTGAAGGCGATCAGGAAAATATTTAATGGCGGTATTTATGTAAGTGAACAGGTGAGTGAAAAACTGCTTTTGGGGATGGCTGCCGGACAAAAAAATCTTTCACAATCTCCACTCGATCTGCTCAGTGACCGGGAACTTGAAGTTTTTGAAATGACCGGGCAAGGCAATAACACCAGGGAGATCGCTGAACGGCTTCACCTTTCTGTTAAAACCGTTGAATCGTACAGGGCGCGAATAAAAACAAAGTTGAATCTGGAAAATGCTACTGAACTAATGATGCATGCCGTCAAATTTGTGGAGAACGAAAAGAAAGAGATATAG
- a CDS encoding PAS domain S-box protein — MNLLEFKILQGSGLEDKFISLLDELPTMILITNSEGRIVYSNGQVETELGFTLQDLKDIPIWYLYKDHEKGEQLFDKWNKQAGEGEVNSFNINLHLPNKTKKWLDVKVRKLKTDQFEDLALWTACDISRLKIMEKDLARNKARVEAILESATEGIFTTNKKGIILSVNPAVKQIFGYRESEMIGEELCSFISLPTTDFAAADFTGRREMLMGRNWQGQAKDKDGQVFPVELSLNEIVVGKDVFYTGLLRDRSESRKLEAEILKIVESERFTLGQELHDGVGQMFSAIAMISRNLARKAKANNMPIANELEEITAMIQEADQEIRQLSHGLAHVELENEGLQVALKRMCERFQLLSEKPCRFICSPGLEITDYNTRLHLFRIVQEAVQNAIKHGDPNQIQVKLQNEVDYLVLTVEDDGKGLMSDFDEEKQKGMGLNTMRYRAEILGGNFSIENASDGWTKVNCMIPLQKGSNS, encoded by the coding sequence ATGAACTTATTGGAATTCAAAATATTACAAGGATCGGGTTTAGAAGATAAATTCATCTCTTTGTTAGATGAACTTCCAACGATGATCTTAATCACTAACTCTGAGGGTAGAATAGTTTATTCCAATGGTCAGGTTGAAACTGAATTAGGTTTTACTTTGCAAGATCTTAAAGATATTCCCATCTGGTATCTTTACAAAGATCATGAGAAAGGGGAGCAGCTATTCGATAAATGGAATAAGCAAGCCGGGGAAGGTGAGGTCAACTCTTTTAATATCAACCTTCATCTCCCGAATAAAACCAAGAAATGGCTTGATGTGAAGGTCAGAAAGCTTAAGACAGATCAATTTGAGGACTTAGCTTTATGGACTGCTTGCGATATTAGCAGATTAAAGATCATGGAAAAAGACCTGGCTAGGAATAAAGCGCGAGTGGAAGCGATACTTGAATCCGCCACAGAAGGTATCTTTACAACAAATAAAAAGGGGATCATCCTGAGTGTAAATCCTGCTGTGAAGCAGATATTTGGATATCGTGAATCTGAGATGATCGGTGAGGAGTTATGTTCCTTTATATCCTTACCGACTACTGATTTTGCTGCGGCAGATTTTACAGGTCGAAGAGAAATGTTAATGGGGCGAAACTGGCAGGGTCAGGCAAAAGATAAAGACGGGCAGGTGTTTCCTGTAGAATTGAGCCTAAATGAAATAGTTGTTGGCAAGGATGTTTTTTATACCGGTTTACTAAGAGACCGGAGTGAAAGCCGTAAACTTGAAGCTGAGATCCTCAAAATAGTAGAAAGTGAACGCTTCACACTCGGTCAGGAACTGCATGACGGTGTTGGGCAAATGTTTTCGGCCATAGCCATGATAAGCAGAAATTTGGCGCGAAAGGCAAAAGCCAACAACATGCCGATAGCCAATGAACTGGAAGAGATTACGGCTATGATACAAGAAGCGGATCAGGAGATCAGACAATTGTCACATGGACTTGCCCACGTCGAACTCGAAAATGAGGGGCTTCAGGTCGCATTGAAAAGAATGTGTGAACGATTTCAATTACTCTCAGAAAAGCCTTGCCGGTTTATCTGCAGCCCGGGGTTAGAGATCACAGACTATAACACCAGACTGCACTTATTTCGAATTGTTCAGGAAGCCGTACAAAATGCGATCAAGCATGGAGATCCTAACCAGATACAAGTTAAACTTCAGAATGAAGTGGACTACCTTGTTCTGACAGTTGAAGACGACGGAAAAGGATTGATGAGTGATTTTGATGAAGAAAAGCAAAAAGGTATGGGGCTGAATACCATGCGATATCGCGCTGAAATTTTAGGAGGTAATTTTAGCATCGAAAATGCATCGGACGGTTGGACCAAAGTCAATTGCATGATTCCTTTACAAAAAGGATCAAATAGTTAA
- a CDS encoding DUF892 family protein, whose product MKKNDIIDLYDLMMEQLRDLYDGVNRKMKFLEEAVDISDSDELDELILVQVKQSKLQKERLEHVFKVLDESPKGEYCLGIKTLIKSSLGLAKRCKIPEVRDASLITSIQHINHYEVAGYGTSIAYAKILEQHDIAEALLTNLQETKDADIWLSELAEKDINRSATWNALVVAVEKARTV is encoded by the coding sequence ATGAAAAAGAATGACATTATTGATCTCTATGACCTGATGATGGAGCAGCTACGTGACCTTTACGATGGTGTAAATAGAAAAATGAAATTCCTGGAAGAAGCAGTTGACATCTCTGATTCCGATGAACTTGATGAGTTGATCCTGGTGCAGGTAAAGCAGTCAAAACTCCAAAAAGAACGGCTTGAGCATGTTTTCAAGGTACTTGATGAAAGCCCGAAAGGAGAATATTGTTTAGGCATAAAAACTCTGATAAAAAGTTCGCTGGGGCTGGCCAAAAGATGTAAGATCCCGGAAGTCAGGGATGCAAGTCTGATTACTTCCATCCAGCACATAAATCATTATGAAGTAGCCGGCTATGGAACTTCAATTGCATATGCAAAAATATTAGAACAACATGATATAGCAGAAGCTTTGCTTACCAATCTGCAGGAAACCAAAGACGCCGATATTTGGCTCAGTGAACTTGCCGAAAAGGACATCAACCGCAGTGCTACCTGGAATGCCCTTGTGGTTGCGGTTGAAAAGGCACGCACGGTCTAA
- a CDS encoding BCAM0308 family protein: MKYQKRIGVNRKSISGLKSDDEVGDELTEQNVNDINITPSIVCSNCGALYANGEWTWNALPNDHIKGVCPSCKRIEDHDPAASVIIKGTYFAGHKDEINHLVKNISKSELSDHPLERLMDIKDGASETEFTTTGIHLARRIGYALQLAYDGELRSVQSDNDHIIVYWEKDL; encoded by the coding sequence ATGAAGTATCAAAAAAGAATCGGAGTCAACAGGAAAAGTATATCCGGGTTGAAATCAGACGATGAGGTTGGTGATGAACTCACAGAACAGAACGTGAATGATATTAATATCACCCCGAGTATAGTATGTTCCAATTGCGGTGCACTGTATGCCAACGGGGAATGGACTTGGAATGCCCTCCCGAATGATCATATAAAAGGGGTTTGTCCCTCCTGCAAGAGAATTGAGGACCATGATCCTGCAGCAAGTGTTATCATAAAAGGAACATATTTTGCCGGGCATAAAGATGAAATTAATCACCTTGTAAAAAATATTTCGAAATCTGAACTTTCAGACCATCCGCTTGAACGACTAATGGATATAAAGGATGGAGCTTCCGAAACAGAATTCACAACTACCGGAATTCATTTGGCAAGAAGGATCGGGTATGCCTTGCAGCTGGCCTACGATGGAGAGTTACGTTCAGTACAAAGTGATAATGATCACATCATTGTTTATTGGGAAAAAGACCTGTGA
- a CDS encoding universal stress protein, translating into MSLTIKNILYPTDFSDNAKNALPFALELAKKTGAMVHIMHSIEEPYDFAPMVEDIKKNVTRKVKQLYEEMLADIKSKKEYESVNIKTHIFEGRTVHSLLSVIEDYKMDLVVMGTQGRSALERLFFGSTTSEVVQQAMVPVLTIPEKARHSEFKHILFTTDYGPEDLKALKFTTEYAKLYDADIKVIHVTKKLDQKADLLFRGFKDLVSNEIKYKKMEFKHIESEGLLEGVTKEVEKKDVSMIVMVRYQHIFSIIGKKHSKEMSQSTKVPLMVLPGKPESSKGNVII; encoded by the coding sequence ATGAGCCTTACCATAAAAAATATCCTCTATCCAACCGATTTTTCCGACAATGCAAAGAATGCACTACCATTTGCTTTGGAATTAGCCAAAAAAACCGGGGCTATGGTACATATAATGCATTCCATTGAAGAACCCTACGACTTCGCCCCTATGGTTGAGGACATTAAAAAGAATGTGACCCGCAAAGTGAAGCAACTATACGAAGAGATGCTCGCAGACATCAAGAGTAAAAAGGAATATGAGAGCGTTAATATCAAAACCCATATTTTTGAAGGCCGTACAGTACACTCATTATTGTCAGTTATTGAGGATTATAAAATGGATCTGGTTGTAATGGGAACGCAAGGACGCAGTGCCTTGGAACGGCTTTTCTTTGGAAGTACCACCTCTGAAGTTGTACAACAGGCAATGGTGCCGGTACTGACCATTCCGGAAAAAGCCCGGCATTCCGAATTCAAGCATATCCTTTTCACCACAGATTATGGCCCAGAAGACCTAAAGGCACTCAAATTCACAACGGAATATGCAAAGTTGTATGATGCAGATATCAAGGTGATTCATGTAACTAAAAAATTAGACCAAAAAGCAGACTTACTATTCCGAGGCTTCAAAGACCTTGTTAGCAATGAGATCAAATACAAAAAAATGGAGTTTAAGCACATCGAATCTGAGGGGCTCCTGGAAGGAGTAACCAAAGAAGTCGAAAAAAAGGATGTCTCGATGATCGTCATGGTGCGCTATCAGCATATATTCTCCATTATAGGAAAGAAACATTCTAAAGAAATGAGCCAAAGTACAAAGGTGCCTCTGATGGTGCTGCCCGGAAAACCTGAATCATCTAAAGGTAATGTTATTATTTAG
- a CDS encoding DUF2267 domain-containing protein: protein MEKEVKWFEKLLPEIKTEKTATRPEVISQPKNLFNGYVLDASNWVNRLANELSLEKRKDVAWNILREVMHVIRDRITIEEVHHLSAQLPTLIRGMFLEGYSVSGFPKKFHVAELEERINEVLKGAGDIQANEAFSAVLKILYERVSEGELSDIRGTLPKDIRAYWDECLKDQIILNGERDE from the coding sequence ATGGAAAAGGAAGTAAAGTGGTTTGAGAAGTTACTCCCCGAAATTAAAACTGAAAAAACTGCAACCAGACCAGAAGTAATCTCCCAGCCAAAAAACTTGTTTAATGGTTATGTATTGGATGCCAGCAATTGGGTGAACAGACTAGCCAATGAGTTGAGCCTGGAGAAGCGAAAAGATGTAGCTTGGAATATACTTCGTGAAGTAATGCATGTCATCAGAGATAGGATCACCATAGAAGAAGTTCATCACTTATCTGCTCAACTTCCTACTTTGATAAGAGGGATGTTTTTAGAAGGATATAGCGTCAGTGGTTTTCCAAAGAAGTTTCACGTTGCTGAATTAGAGGAGCGAATAAATGAAGTACTGAAAGGGGCTGGAGACATTCAGGCCAATGAGGCTTTTTCTGCGGTTCTTAAGATATTATACGAACGTGTTAGTGAAGGAGAGCTAAGTGATATTCGGGGTACACTTCCTAAAGACATCCGTGCATATTGGGATGAATGTTTAAAAGATCAGATAATACTAAATGGAGAAAGAGATGAGTAA
- a CDS encoding glycosyltransferase family 2 protein has product MDVSIVIPVYNEEESLPELEKAIHEALNADFSYEIIFVDDGSTDNSWGVITSLSDKKDTVRGISFHHNYGKSVALQAGFEASEGKYVVTMDADLQDDPSEVPEMIQMLQNGYDLVSGWKKERHDPLSKTIPSKFFNYVTRKVARINLHDFNCGLKAYRAEVVENIYLYGELHRYIPMLAKREGYSRIAEKVVKHHPRKYGKTKFGFSRFMNGFLDLITITFVQRYLQKPMHFFGTVGVLLLLIGGGINFYMAFIKFFYGRGIGDRPLLFLGILLMVVGVQFFSTGLLGEMINKNHVEKQKPRIREKV; this is encoded by the coding sequence ATCGATGTAAGCATTGTGATACCGGTTTATAATGAAGAAGAGTCGTTGCCGGAATTGGAAAAAGCGATCCATGAAGCTTTGAATGCTGACTTCAGCTACGAGATCATTTTTGTGGATGATGGTTCTACAGACAATTCATGGGGGGTGATCACTTCCCTTAGTGACAAAAAAGATACTGTCCGGGGAATTTCATTTCATCACAATTACGGTAAAAGTGTGGCCTTGCAAGCCGGTTTTGAAGCCTCAGAAGGAAAGTATGTGGTAACAATGGATGCCGATCTTCAGGATGACCCTTCTGAAGTTCCGGAAATGATACAGATGTTGCAAAATGGTTATGATTTGGTGAGCGGATGGAAGAAAGAGCGTCACGACCCTCTCTCTAAAACTATTCCGTCTAAGTTTTTTAATTATGTAACTCGCAAAGTAGCCCGAATAAACCTGCACGATTTTAATTGTGGGCTAAAGGCCTACCGAGCCGAGGTAGTTGAGAACATTTATTTGTACGGGGAGTTACATCGATATATCCCGATGCTTGCTAAAAGGGAAGGATATTCCCGGATTGCTGAGAAAGTGGTTAAGCATCATCCCCGCAAATACGGAAAAACAAAGTTTGGTTTTTCACGCTTTATGAATGGTTTTCTGGATCTGATCACTATAACATTTGTACAGCGTTATTTACAAAAACCGATGCACTTTTTTGGGACTGTAGGAGTATTGTTATTATTGATTGGGGGAGGTATTAATTTTTACATGGCATTTATAAAGTTTTTCTACGGGCGGGGAATAGGCGACAGGCCATTGCTGTTTTTAGGAATTCTGCTGATGGTAGTGGGGGTACAATTTTTCTCTACCGGTTTGTTGGGAGAAATGATCAACAAAAACCATGTGGAGAAGCAAAAGCCACGAATTCGGGAAAAAGTTTGA
- a CDS encoding MerR family transcriptional regulator has protein sequence MKKLYYSMGEVSKLTGLEPHVLRNWEKTYSELSPKKNSAGNRVYKEQELALIFRIKELLHERKYSSEGVQEILSEGEKKAAPELSAEARKDLSEIKVFLNDLLERL, from the coding sequence ATGAAAAAATTGTATTACTCAATGGGTGAAGTCAGTAAACTAACAGGACTGGAGCCGCATGTGCTGCGGAATTGGGAAAAAACGTATTCAGAATTAAGTCCCAAGAAAAACAGCGCCGGAAACCGGGTTTACAAAGAGCAGGAATTAGCGCTTATCTTTAGAATAAAGGAACTTTTGCACGAAAGAAAGTATAGTTCTGAAGGTGTTCAGGAAATACTGAGTGAAGGTGAAAAGAAAGCAGCCCCGGAATTAAGTGCTGAAGCCCGCAAAGATCTTTCCGAGATAAAAGTGTTTTTAAATGATCTGCTCGAACGACTATAG
- a CDS encoding COX15/CtaA family protein has product MKLNTFQKTAITTVAATLFLILLGGLVRAAGAGLGCPDWPKCFGMWIPPTSLADLPARFDASQFNVYNTWIEYVNRLVGVLIGLLITATFVLSFKYRKEKPTVFYSSFAAFVLVLFQGWLGGVVVKTGLHAGMITAHMLVAMVIISTLLYATFEATSDLLKVSIEKQFRKKLLWVMLILFALSMIQLVLGTQVREAVDVIKNSSEVLPRGIWLESAGSIFPIHRSFSWLVIFAGGFLYYLLIKNEAEGLVLTLGQWNVILVFVQVMIGLGLYYLDMPRVLQVLHLVGMAIMVCTQFLLILVLRAAKSKQ; this is encoded by the coding sequence ATGAAATTAAACACTTTCCAAAAAACCGCAATCACTACAGTAGCAGCTACTTTATTTCTAATTTTACTGGGAGGTTTGGTTAGAGCAGCCGGGGCCGGCTTGGGGTGTCCGGATTGGCCCAAATGTTTCGGTATGTGGATACCACCCACAAGTTTAGCTGATTTACCTGCTCGTTTTGATGCAAGTCAGTTTAATGTGTATAACACCTGGATTGAGTATGTAAACCGGTTGGTTGGGGTACTGATTGGATTGCTGATCACTGCCACTTTTGTACTTTCTTTCAAATACCGCAAAGAAAAGCCAACAGTTTTTTACAGTTCATTTGCTGCATTTGTGCTCGTACTTTTCCAGGGATGGCTTGGGGGAGTAGTTGTAAAAACCGGTCTTCATGCCGGGATGATCACTGCGCATATGCTGGTGGCCATGGTGATTATAAGTACGTTGCTTTATGCCACTTTTGAAGCTACCAGTGACTTGCTGAAGGTCAGTATAGAAAAGCAGTTCAGAAAGAAGCTATTATGGGTAATGTTAATTTTATTCGCATTATCTATGATTCAGCTTGTACTTGGAACTCAAGTGCGGGAGGCGGTGGATGTGATCAAGAATTCGTCCGAAGTATTGCCGAGAGGTATTTGGCTGGAAAGTGCAGGAAGTATATTCCCAATACACCGAAGCTTTTCATGGCTGGTTATTTTTGCAGGAGGGTTTTTGTATTACCTCCTGATCAAGAATGAAGCTGAAGGGTTAGTACTCACTTTAGGTCAGTGGAATGTAATACTGGTTTTCGTGCAAGTGATGATTGGCTTAGGCCTGTATTATCTGGATATGCCCCGCGTGCTTCAGGTGCTTCACTTGGTGGGAATGGCGATAATGGTGTGTACTCAATTTCTACTGATATTAGTACTGAGAGCAGCAAAAAGTAAACAGTAG
- the cyoE gene encoding heme o synthase — MNSTEENILIKRTFTDVITDYYQLTKPGITMSVVVSMLVGFILGSGANINLSVLIHALIGTYLIAAGTGAHNQFMERKLDGLMKRTSKRPLADRRIGSKNGMIYSLTLIFSGLFYLILMVNPVAGTVSFVTMLIYLAAYTPMKQVSSINIAIGSIPGALPPVGGWAAATGNIAEPGMWLLFGIMFLWQVPHVLSIAWLCKDDYSSAGFKMLPKNDDQGYKTTFWSLLCVMGIFPVTFGLYQLEISGMIFLVLGIIFALGFLAYTIKFGLDRTKANAKQMMFASIAYLPLVWVAVFLDRFISF; from the coding sequence ATGAATTCAACCGAAGAAAACATACTCATCAAGCGAACTTTTACAGACGTAATAACCGACTATTATCAACTCACTAAACCGGGCATCACTATGTCTGTAGTGGTCAGTATGTTAGTCGGGTTTATATTAGGTAGTGGTGCTAACATCAATCTTTCGGTTCTCATTCACGCTTTGATTGGAACCTATTTAATTGCCGCAGGTACCGGAGCACATAACCAGTTTATGGAGCGCAAACTTGACGGTTTAATGAAGCGAACTTCCAAGCGCCCGTTGGCGGATCGGAGAATTGGTTCCAAAAACGGGATGATTTATTCACTGACGTTGATTTTTTCCGGATTATTTTATCTCATCCTTATGGTCAATCCTGTGGCCGGGACTGTTTCTTTCGTAACAATGTTGATTTACCTTGCCGCTTACACTCCGATGAAGCAGGTTTCTTCTATTAATATTGCCATTGGATCCATTCCGGGGGCATTACCTCCCGTGGGCGGATGGGCCGCCGCAACCGGTAACATTGCCGAACCCGGTATGTGGCTTTTGTTTGGAATTATGTTTTTATGGCAAGTCCCGCATGTGCTCTCCATAGCCTGGCTGTGTAAAGATGACTACTCCAGTGCCGGCTTTAAGATGCTCCCAAAAAATGATGATCAGGGATATAAAACAACCTTTTGGTCACTTCTTTGTGTGATGGGTATTTTCCCCGTAACCTTTGGCCTTTATCAACTCGAAATTTCCGGGATGATCTTTTTAGTGCTAGGAATCATCTTTGCATTGGGGTTTTTAGCTTACACTATTAAATTTGGGCTCGACCGAACCAAAGCCAATGCCAAACAGATGATGTTTGCTTCCATTGCCTATCTCCCGCTGGTTTGGGTTGCCGTGTTTTTAGACCGGTTTATTTCTTTTTAG
- a CDS encoding RDD family protein — protein MVGIETSQHVKLSYEPAGVGERILAFFLDGFFIGVYYLVVIWIWGYVNDIGANPESAIQDNIWILYIVLVLPMMLYHLISELISNGYSLGKKIVGIRVVKVDGTRATLSGYLVRWMFRLVEITMTSGVLAFVAVIMNGKGQRIGDILGKTCVIKERKNVKLDNTLFAEVADAYKPVFPQVAELADKDIRIIKEVLDSRSHYDYDNWFLMLQKTRKKIEDRLGVKDHDLRGDEFLKTVIKDYNAIHGK, from the coding sequence TGAAACCAGTCAGCATGTAAAACTGAGCTATGAACCGGCAGGGGTGGGAGAACGGATCCTTGCCTTTTTCCTGGATGGCTTTTTCATCGGGGTGTATTATTTGGTGGTGATATGGATCTGGGGATATGTGAATGATATCGGGGCAAATCCGGAAAGCGCCATTCAGGATAATATATGGATATTATATATCGTGCTGGTGCTCCCAATGATGTTGTATCACCTGATCTCGGAGTTGATTTCAAACGGATACAGCCTTGGTAAGAAGATTGTAGGTATTCGCGTGGTGAAGGTGGACGGAACCCGGGCTACGCTCAGCGGTTATCTGGTTCGATGGATGTTTCGCCTGGTGGAGATCACCATGACCAGCGGAGTGCTTGCTTTTGTAGCAGTGATCATGAACGGTAAAGGACAGCGAATAGGAGATATCCTGGGCAAGACTTGCGTGATCAAAGAGCGCAAGAATGTGAAGCTGGATAATACCCTCTTTGCCGAAGTGGCGGATGCCTATAAACCGGTATTTCCACAAGTGGCTGAGCTGGCCGACAAAGACATCCGCATCATAAAAGAAGTGCTCGATTCCCGCTCTCACTACGACTACGACAACTGGTTCCTCATGCTTCAGAAAACCCGCAAGAAAATAGAAGATCGTTTAGGCGTGAAAGACCATGACCTTCGGGGCGATGAATTCCTGAAAACGGTTATTAAGGATTATAATGCTATTCATGGGAAGTGA